One segment of Kryptolebias marmoratus isolate JLee-2015 linkage group LG23, ASM164957v2, whole genome shotgun sequence DNA contains the following:
- the tns1a gene encoding tensin isoform X2, whose amino-acid sequence MARLNWCLAAVISWGKFLFACFFPLRGAKRDKPDELEGVHTHTFKLKPFKKAKSCDICKQAITKEGLICKACRLSCHKKCEVKVTTSCQTTTSCEPPPTPQLPLKHVDTPGSTRSCKSVEIRRKQSRSQSVVQAMEESYEVDLVYITERIISLSFPAGAEERSYNSNLQEVATMLRSKHGEHYLMLNLSERRSDLSKLNPKVLEFGWPDHHAPALDKICSMCKAIDTWLSGDQRNVVVLHNKGNRGRTGVVVAAYMHYSSISASADQALDRFAMRRFYEDKALPVGQPSQIRYVRYFNGLLSGHIKINNKPLFLHHVIMHGIPNFESKGGCRPFLKIYQAMQPVYTSGIYNVQGDSNTSICITIEPGLLLKGDILLKCYHKKYRNLTRDVVFRVQFHTCAIHDLGVVFGKNELDETFKDERFPEYGKVEFVFSYGPEKIKGLGHLENGPSVSVDYNTQDPLIRWDSYDSFDQHCEDTAEGEHDVAHTQGPLDGSLYAQVCKKDSLEGVVTINGLPVRENPLKNAENSLQQSNHPLQTTEQTLPVTGHTSLPAVDHTLSVSSDSGNSTASIKTDRTDEHSQSLQIAASHNNPTAHPPLSPQEKRELDQLLSGLEAPTQRQAYLSTSTSPGGGVRHLVPAQVHVNGGHTRLLAAPSTEEHETDILDEELPNSQEGNSVDSLGTLSSLEGQATPGSLYYQSQTPVSTQNDGPYLERNNLGEKLNEMPVHGVRTPTAMQERSVDSPSPQGGYNNYQNGGGMYRSQSFGNQPTSSPETNSKLMPRAPERSTSSREAVQRGLNHWHQHSLPDDPFGPPLQSTHSLPHFPTPASQRDIEQSIEALNMLMIDLDPINSHMSKSHSAPSGENNLSSSQVPFSQTLARPSYQGDSAIHGYNNSGSVNSTYHQPQWSAGRVPTVPNQSPLMESPVHSSQRSNTGYQHQSTTPTHTPEPYLHTRQSPHHYPTDSPSNLNQQKPMNSYAGVSHSPDLQGPSPYPGYSTSSSPLPALTPQPKDTSSSPLPREQDAEEETLNLEGLVAHRIAEYNARIRGISESMTPQQSDRHRSYSFSGVRSRGMTPEVTQETGRRRTTSEGQYQSSHDSMSATHSPDFANNLSLNPGGRPREGLMHSYREAFEDSEASRLANSPTFGGSARSTPGLTKTPLSALGLKPQQGGSESDCNKGEQDNRGVGDSRAQPFNAPLSSSSPIHSTDGRRTGSSDSAPHRPASPEGSQVDIMGVHTVPGSPNTLHRTVATNTPPSPALQRRLGQGSPSLARHPFPTGVPTSPLIGRNPKMAAAGMPPSPLMGRRAPSSGHSTPDELGAASRQGSAQPPPTPAFPVSPQLPEKRHMSSGDAERTDNRNLTPVSGGSTPNLSGTHPLPDASKSIYDSYPDIKMNVKFVQDTSKFWYKPDISREQAISLLKDREPGAFIIRDSHSFRGAYGLAMKVACPPPTIQQNKKAGDMTNELVRHFLIETSSKGVRLKGCPNEPYFGCLSALVYQHSMTPLALPCKLMIPTKDPNEEALELATPTDPVVDLLKQGTVQKIPEEAYACNVLYINSVDMESLTGPQAVAKAISQTLATNPLPAATTVHFKVSAQGITLTDSQRKIFFRRHYPINTVTYCDMDPQNRKWGKEGGGSVKLFGFVARKQGSTTDNVSHLFAELDPDQPASAIVSFVSKTMKQ is encoded by the exons CCTCCCACTCCTCAGCTGCCATTAAAGCATGTAGATACGCCG GGATCCACGAGGTCCTGCAAAAGTGTGGAGATAAGACGGAAGCAATCACG GAGTCAGAGCGTGGTTCAGGCCATGGAGGAGAGCTATGAGGTGGACCTGGTCTACATCACGGAGAGGATCATCTCTCTGTCCTTCCCTGCCGGGGCCGAGGAGCGCAGCTACAACAGCAACCTCCAGGAGGTGGCGACCATGCTGAGGTCAAAGCACGGCGAACACTATCTG ATGCTTAACCTCAGCGAGCGGAGGAGCGATTTATCAAAGCTGAACCCCAAG GTTCTTGAGTTCGGCTGGCCGGATCATCACGCTCCGGCGCTGGACAAGATCTGCAGCATGTGCAAGGCTATCGACACGTGGCTCAGCGGGGACCAGCGCAACGTGGTGGTGCTGCACAACAAg GGGAATCGTGGCCGAACAGGCGTGGTGGTGGCTGCGTACATGCACTACAGCAGCATATCTGCGAG TGCGGACCAGGCGTTAGACAGGTTCGCCATGAGGCGTTTCTACGAGGACAAAGCACTTCCTGTGGGTCAGCCATCACAGATAAG ATATGTCCGATACTTTAATGGCCTCCTGTCCGGGCACATCAAAATCAACAACAAGCCTCTCTTCCTGCATCACGTCATCATGCACGGCATACCCAACTTTGAATCCAAaggag GTTGCCGTCCCTTCCTGAAGATCTACCAGGCAATGCAACCAGTCTATACATCAGGAATATA TAACGTGCAAGGAGACAGCAACACCAGTATCTGCATCACCATCGAACCTGGACTGCTTCTGAaaggagatattttg TTGAAGTGTTACCACAAGAAGTACAGGAACTTGACCAGAGACGTGGTGTTCAGGGTGCAGTTCCACACCTGTGCCATCCACGACCTCGGGGTGGTTTTTGGGAAGAACGAGCTCGACGAAACCTTCAAAG ATGAGAGGTTCCCAGAATACGGGAAGGTGGAGTTTGTTTTCTCCTACGGTCCTGAAAAAATCAAAG GTCTTGGTCACCTGGAGAACGGTCCGAGCGTTTCCGTGGACTACAACACCCAGGACCCGTTGATCCGCTGGGACTCGTATGACAGCTTCGATCAGCACTGTGAGGACACGGCCGAGGGCGAGCACG ATGTTGCTCACACCCAAGGTCCGCTTGATGGAAGTCTTTATGCCCAAGTCTGTAAGAAAGACTCCTTGGAGGGAGTTGTTACCATCAATGGCCTCCCAGTGCGTGAAAACCCCCTGAAGAATGCTGAGAACTCATTACAGCAGAGCAACCATCCACTTCAAACAACTGAGCAGACCCTTCCTGTGACGGGCCACACCTCCCTTCCAGCCGTTGACCATACTCTCTCCGTGAGCAGTGACTCGGGCAACTCGACTGCATCCATCAAGACTGATCGCACCGATGAGCACAGCCAGTCCTTGCAGATTGCTGCGAGCCACAACAACCCGACAGCTCACCCACCACTCAGCCCGCAGGAGAAAAGAGAGCTCGACCAGCTTCTGAGTGGCCTAGAGGCACCAACTCAGCGGCAGGCCTACTTGTCCACATCCACCAGTCCAGGAGGAGGGGTGAGACACCTGGTCCCAGCGCAGGTGCACGTCAACGGGGGTCACACCAGGCTTCTTGCGGCACCTTCAACAGAGGAACACGAAACCGATATTCTCGACGAAGAGCTTCCTAATAGCCAAGAGGGAAACAGCGTAGACAGCCTGGGTACCCTCTCATCCCTAGAGGGTCAGGCAACACCAGGTAGCCTCTACTACCAATCACAGACACCTGTCAGCACCCAGAACGACGGCCCTTATCTTGAGAGAAACAATCTCGGGGAAAAGCTGAATGAAATGCCTGTGCATGGAGTACGGACACCTACAGCGATGCAAGAGAGGTCTGTAGACTCGCCATCGCCCCAGGGTGGGTACAACAACTACCAAAATGGAGGAGGGATGTACCGCTCACAGTCCTTTGGGAACCAGCCAACCAGTAGCCCTGAGACCAACTCGAAGCTGATGCCCAGGGCCCCCGAGAGGAGCACCAGCAGCCgagaggctgttcaaagaggtcTCAACCACTGGCACCAGCATAGTCTTCCAGATGACCCTTTTGGGCCTCCTCTGCAGTCAACCCACAGCTTGCCCCACTTCCCGACCCCGGCCTCACAGCGAGACATCGAGCAGTCCATCGAGGCACTAAACATGCTAATGATCGATCTAGACCCGATCAACTCACACATGTCTAAGTCCCACAGTGCCCCATCTGGGGAGAACAACCTTAGTTCATCCCAGGTACCATTCTCCCAGACCCTGGCCAGACCGTCCTACCAAGGGGACTCTGCCATCCATGGCTACAACAACTCTGGGTCCGTGAATAGCACCTACCATCAGCCCCAGTGGTCGGCAGGGAGGGTGCCAACAGTGCCAAACCAGAGTCCACTTATGGAATCTCCAGTACACTCCTCTCAGAGGTCCAACACTGGCTACCAACACCAGAGCACCACCCCGACCCACACTCCTGAGCCCTACCTCCACACACGCCAATCCCCCCACCACTACCCCACCGATTCTCCTTCTAACCTCAACCAACAGAAGCCAATGAACTCATATGCAGGAGTTTCACACTCCCCGGACCTGCAGGGTCCATCTCCATATCCAGGCTACAGCACCTCTTCTTCTCCACTTCCTGCTCTCACCCCACAACCTAAGGACACATCTTCTTCACCTTTGCCCAGAGAACAAGATGCAGAGGAGGAGACACTAAACCTGGAAGGGCTAGTTGCACACCGGATTGCCG AGTACAACGCTCGTATTCGGGGCATCAGTGAAAGCATGACACCTCAACAATCTGACCGCCATCGCTCCTATTCCTTCTCTG GAGTTCGTTCTAGAGGGATGACCCCGGAGGTGACGCAGGAGACGGGCAGACGTCGGACCACAAGTGAGGGCCAGTACCAGAGCAGCCATGACAGCATGTCGGCGACGCATTCGCCAGACTTTGCCAACAATCTGTCCCTCAACCCAGGAGGAAGACCCAGAGAG gGTCTTATGCACAGTTACCGGGAGGCGTTTGAGGACAGCGAGGCTTCGCGGCTCGCAAACAGTCCCACCTTTGGAGGAAGTG ctCGCTCGACTCCAGGCTTGACGAAGACGCCTCTGTCCGCGTTGGGATTGAAGCCTCAGCAGGGAGGATCAG AGTCTGATTGTAATAAAGGAGAACAAG ATAATCGTGGTGTTGGGGACTCGCGGGCGCAGCCGTTCAACGctcctctgtcctccagcagtcccATCCACAGCACGGATGG aCGGAGGACCGGTTCTTCAGACAGCGCCCCGCACAGACCCGCCTCCCCGGAGGGCTCCCAGGTGGACATCATGGGCGTCCACACCGTCCCCGGCAGCCCAAACACCCTCCACCGCACGGTGGCCACCAACACACCGCCCAGCCCCGCCCTCCAGAGACGCTTAGGCCAAGGCAGCCCCTCCCTGGCCAGACACCCGTTTCCGACCGGCGTCCCCACGAGTCCTCTAATAGGCCGGAACCCCAAAATGGCGGCGGCCGGCATGCCGCCCAGCCCGCTGATGGGCCGGCGCGCGCCGTCGAGCGGCCACAGCACGCCGGATGAGCTGGGCGCCGCCTCCCGTCAGGGGAGCGCCCAACCGCCTCCCACGCCGGCCTTCCCCGTCTCCCCGCAGCTGCCCGAGAAGAGACACATGTCCAGCGGAGACGCGGAGAGGACGGACAACAGGAACCTGACTCCGGTCAGCGGCGGCAGCACGCCAAACCTGTCCGGCACGCATCCTCTCCCAGACGCCTCCAAGTCCATATACG ATAGTTATCCAGACATTAAGATGAATGTTAAGTTTGTCCAGGACACGTCCAAGTTCTGGTACAAGCCAGATATCTCCAGAGAGCAAG CCATCAGTCTGTTGAAGGACAGGGAGCCCGGAGCGTTCATCATCAGGGACAGCCATTCTTTCCGAGGGGCCTACGGTCTGGCTATGAAAGTGGCCTGCCCCCCGCCGACCAtccagcagaacaaaaaag CTGGTGACATGACGAACGAGCTGGTGAGGCACTTCCTGATCGAGACGAGCTCCAAGGGCGTCCGTTTGAAGGGCTGTCCCAACGAGCCCTACTTTG GCTGTCTGTCGGCTCTGGTGTACCAACACTCGATGACGCCGCTGGCCCTGCCCTGCAAGCTGATGATCCCCACCAAAG ACCCAAACGAAGAGGCGCTGGAACTCGCCACCCCGACCGACCCCGTCGTCGACCTTCTCAaacagggaacag TTCAAAAGATTCCTGAAGAGGCCTATG CCTGCAATGTTCTCTACATCAACTCTGTGGACATGGAATCTCTCACGGGGCCGCAGGCCGTCGCAAAGGCAATCAGTCAGACGCTGGCAACCAACCCCCTTCCCGCCGCCACCACCGTCCACTTTAAAGTGTCCGCGCAGGGCATCACGCTCACCGATAGCCAGAGGAA GATTTTCTTCAGGCGACATTATCCCATCAACACGGTAACTTACTGTGACATGGACCCCCAGAACAGAAA ATGGGGCAAAGAAGGCGGCGGCTCGGTGAA GCTCTTCGGATTCGTGGCGAGGAAACAGGGAAGCACAACAGACAACGTCAGCCACCTGTTCGCCGAGCTGGACCCGGATCAGCCCGCCTCAGCCATCGTCAGCTTCGTCTCCAAAACGATGAAGCAGTGA
- the tns1a gene encoding tensin isoform X7: MEESYEVDLVYITERIISLSFPAGAEERSYNSNLQEVATMLRSKHGEHYLMLNLSERRSDLSKLNPKVLEFGWPDHHAPALDKICSMCKAIDTWLSGDQRNVVVLHNKGNRGRTGVVVAAYMHYSSISASADQALDRFAMRRFYEDKALPVGQPSQIRYVRYFNGLLSGHIKINNKPLFLHHVIMHGIPNFESKGGCRPFLKIYQAMQPVYTSGIYNVQGDSNTSICITIEPGLLLKGDILLKCYHKKYRNLTRDVVFRVQFHTCAIHDLGVVFGKNELDETFKDERFPEYGKVEFVFSYGPEKIKGLGHLENGPSVSVDYNTQDPLIRWDSYDSFDQHCEDTAEGEHDVAHTQGPLDGSLYAQVCKKDSLEGVVTINGLPVRENPLKNAENSLQQSNHPLQTTEQTLPVTGHTSLPAVDHTLSVSSDSGNSTASIKTDRTDEHSQSLQIAASHNNPTAHPPLSPQEKRELDQLLSGLEAPTQRQAYLSTSTSPGGGVRHLVPAQVHVNGGHTRLLAAPSTEEHETDILDEELPNSQEGNSVDSLGTLSSLEGQATPGSLYYQSQTPVSTQNDGPYLERNNLGEKLNEMPVHGVRTPTAMQERSVDSPSPQGGYNNYQNGGGMYRSQSFGNQPTSSPETNSKLMPRAPERSTSSREAVQRGLNHWHQHSLPDDPFGPPLQSTHSLPHFPTPASQRDIEQSIEALNMLMIDLDPINSHMSKSHSAPSGENNLSSSQVPFSQTLARPSYQGDSAIHGYNNSGSVNSTYHQPQWSAGRVPTVPNQSPLMESPVHSSQRSNTGYQHQSTTPTHTPEPYLHTRQSPHHYPTDSPSNLNQQKPMNSYAGVSHSPDLQGPSPYPGYSTSSSPLPALTPQPKDTSSSPLPREQDAEEETLNLEGLVAHRIAEYNARIRGISESMTPQQSDRHRSYSFSGVRSRGMTPEVTQETGRRRTTSEGQYQSSHDSMSATHSPDFANNLSLNPGGRPREGLMHSYREAFEDSEASRLANSPTFGGSARSTPGLTKTPLSALGLKPQQGGSESDCNKGEQDNRGVGDSRAQPFNAPLSSSSPIHSTDGRRTGSSDSAPHRPASPEGSQVDIMGVHTVPGSPNTLHRTVATNTPPSPALQRRLGQGSPSLARHPFPTGVPTSPLIGRNPKMAAAGMPPSPLMGRRAPSSGHSTPDELGAASRQGSAQPPPTPAFPVSPQLPEKRHMSSGDAERTDNRNLTPVSGGSTPNLSGTHPLPDASKSIYDSYPDIKMNVKFVQDTSKFWYKPDISREQAISLLKDREPGAFIIRDSHSFRGAYGLAMKVACPPPTIQQNKKAGDMTNELVRHFLIETSSKGVRLKGCPNEPYFGCLSALVYQHSMTPLALPCKLMIPTKDPNEEALELATPTDPVVDLLKQGTVQKIPEEAYACNVLYINSVDMESLTGPQAVAKAISQTLATNPLPAATTVHFKVSAQGITLTDSQRKIFFRRHYPINTVTYCDMDPQNRKWGKEGGGSVKLFGFVARKQGSTTDNVSHLFAELDPDQPASAIVSFVSKTMKQ; this comes from the exons ATGGAGGAGAGCTATGAGGTGGACCTGGTCTACATCACGGAGAGGATCATCTCTCTGTCCTTCCCTGCCGGGGCCGAGGAGCGCAGCTACAACAGCAACCTCCAGGAGGTGGCGACCATGCTGAGGTCAAAGCACGGCGAACACTATCTG ATGCTTAACCTCAGCGAGCGGAGGAGCGATTTATCAAAGCTGAACCCCAAG GTTCTTGAGTTCGGCTGGCCGGATCATCACGCTCCGGCGCTGGACAAGATCTGCAGCATGTGCAAGGCTATCGACACGTGGCTCAGCGGGGACCAGCGCAACGTGGTGGTGCTGCACAACAAg GGGAATCGTGGCCGAACAGGCGTGGTGGTGGCTGCGTACATGCACTACAGCAGCATATCTGCGAG TGCGGACCAGGCGTTAGACAGGTTCGCCATGAGGCGTTTCTACGAGGACAAAGCACTTCCTGTGGGTCAGCCATCACAGATAAG ATATGTCCGATACTTTAATGGCCTCCTGTCCGGGCACATCAAAATCAACAACAAGCCTCTCTTCCTGCATCACGTCATCATGCACGGCATACCCAACTTTGAATCCAAaggag GTTGCCGTCCCTTCCTGAAGATCTACCAGGCAATGCAACCAGTCTATACATCAGGAATATA TAACGTGCAAGGAGACAGCAACACCAGTATCTGCATCACCATCGAACCTGGACTGCTTCTGAaaggagatattttg TTGAAGTGTTACCACAAGAAGTACAGGAACTTGACCAGAGACGTGGTGTTCAGGGTGCAGTTCCACACCTGTGCCATCCACGACCTCGGGGTGGTTTTTGGGAAGAACGAGCTCGACGAAACCTTCAAAG ATGAGAGGTTCCCAGAATACGGGAAGGTGGAGTTTGTTTTCTCCTACGGTCCTGAAAAAATCAAAG GTCTTGGTCACCTGGAGAACGGTCCGAGCGTTTCCGTGGACTACAACACCCAGGACCCGTTGATCCGCTGGGACTCGTATGACAGCTTCGATCAGCACTGTGAGGACACGGCCGAGGGCGAGCACG ATGTTGCTCACACCCAAGGTCCGCTTGATGGAAGTCTTTATGCCCAAGTCTGTAAGAAAGACTCCTTGGAGGGAGTTGTTACCATCAATGGCCTCCCAGTGCGTGAAAACCCCCTGAAGAATGCTGAGAACTCATTACAGCAGAGCAACCATCCACTTCAAACAACTGAGCAGACCCTTCCTGTGACGGGCCACACCTCCCTTCCAGCCGTTGACCATACTCTCTCCGTGAGCAGTGACTCGGGCAACTCGACTGCATCCATCAAGACTGATCGCACCGATGAGCACAGCCAGTCCTTGCAGATTGCTGCGAGCCACAACAACCCGACAGCTCACCCACCACTCAGCCCGCAGGAGAAAAGAGAGCTCGACCAGCTTCTGAGTGGCCTAGAGGCACCAACTCAGCGGCAGGCCTACTTGTCCACATCCACCAGTCCAGGAGGAGGGGTGAGACACCTGGTCCCAGCGCAGGTGCACGTCAACGGGGGTCACACCAGGCTTCTTGCGGCACCTTCAACAGAGGAACACGAAACCGATATTCTCGACGAAGAGCTTCCTAATAGCCAAGAGGGAAACAGCGTAGACAGCCTGGGTACCCTCTCATCCCTAGAGGGTCAGGCAACACCAGGTAGCCTCTACTACCAATCACAGACACCTGTCAGCACCCAGAACGACGGCCCTTATCTTGAGAGAAACAATCTCGGGGAAAAGCTGAATGAAATGCCTGTGCATGGAGTACGGACACCTACAGCGATGCAAGAGAGGTCTGTAGACTCGCCATCGCCCCAGGGTGGGTACAACAACTACCAAAATGGAGGAGGGATGTACCGCTCACAGTCCTTTGGGAACCAGCCAACCAGTAGCCCTGAGACCAACTCGAAGCTGATGCCCAGGGCCCCCGAGAGGAGCACCAGCAGCCgagaggctgttcaaagaggtcTCAACCACTGGCACCAGCATAGTCTTCCAGATGACCCTTTTGGGCCTCCTCTGCAGTCAACCCACAGCTTGCCCCACTTCCCGACCCCGGCCTCACAGCGAGACATCGAGCAGTCCATCGAGGCACTAAACATGCTAATGATCGATCTAGACCCGATCAACTCACACATGTCTAAGTCCCACAGTGCCCCATCTGGGGAGAACAACCTTAGTTCATCCCAGGTACCATTCTCCCAGACCCTGGCCAGACCGTCCTACCAAGGGGACTCTGCCATCCATGGCTACAACAACTCTGGGTCCGTGAATAGCACCTACCATCAGCCCCAGTGGTCGGCAGGGAGGGTGCCAACAGTGCCAAACCAGAGTCCACTTATGGAATCTCCAGTACACTCCTCTCAGAGGTCCAACACTGGCTACCAACACCAGAGCACCACCCCGACCCACACTCCTGAGCCCTACCTCCACACACGCCAATCCCCCCACCACTACCCCACCGATTCTCCTTCTAACCTCAACCAACAGAAGCCAATGAACTCATATGCAGGAGTTTCACACTCCCCGGACCTGCAGGGTCCATCTCCATATCCAGGCTACAGCACCTCTTCTTCTCCACTTCCTGCTCTCACCCCACAACCTAAGGACACATCTTCTTCACCTTTGCCCAGAGAACAAGATGCAGAGGAGGAGACACTAAACCTGGAAGGGCTAGTTGCACACCGGATTGCCG AGTACAACGCTCGTATTCGGGGCATCAGTGAAAGCATGACACCTCAACAATCTGACCGCCATCGCTCCTATTCCTTCTCTG GAGTTCGTTCTAGAGGGATGACCCCGGAGGTGACGCAGGAGACGGGCAGACGTCGGACCACAAGTGAGGGCCAGTACCAGAGCAGCCATGACAGCATGTCGGCGACGCATTCGCCAGACTTTGCCAACAATCTGTCCCTCAACCCAGGAGGAAGACCCAGAGAG gGTCTTATGCACAGTTACCGGGAGGCGTTTGAGGACAGCGAGGCTTCGCGGCTCGCAAACAGTCCCACCTTTGGAGGAAGTG ctCGCTCGACTCCAGGCTTGACGAAGACGCCTCTGTCCGCGTTGGGATTGAAGCCTCAGCAGGGAGGATCAG AGTCTGATTGTAATAAAGGAGAACAAG ATAATCGTGGTGTTGGGGACTCGCGGGCGCAGCCGTTCAACGctcctctgtcctccagcagtcccATCCACAGCACGGATGG aCGGAGGACCGGTTCTTCAGACAGCGCCCCGCACAGACCCGCCTCCCCGGAGGGCTCCCAGGTGGACATCATGGGCGTCCACACCGTCCCCGGCAGCCCAAACACCCTCCACCGCACGGTGGCCACCAACACACCGCCCAGCCCCGCCCTCCAGAGACGCTTAGGCCAAGGCAGCCCCTCCCTGGCCAGACACCCGTTTCCGACCGGCGTCCCCACGAGTCCTCTAATAGGCCGGAACCCCAAAATGGCGGCGGCCGGCATGCCGCCCAGCCCGCTGATGGGCCGGCGCGCGCCGTCGAGCGGCCACAGCACGCCGGATGAGCTGGGCGCCGCCTCCCGTCAGGGGAGCGCCCAACCGCCTCCCACGCCGGCCTTCCCCGTCTCCCCGCAGCTGCCCGAGAAGAGACACATGTCCAGCGGAGACGCGGAGAGGACGGACAACAGGAACCTGACTCCGGTCAGCGGCGGCAGCACGCCAAACCTGTCCGGCACGCATCCTCTCCCAGACGCCTCCAAGTCCATATACG ATAGTTATCCAGACATTAAGATGAATGTTAAGTTTGTCCAGGACACGTCCAAGTTCTGGTACAAGCCAGATATCTCCAGAGAGCAAG CCATCAGTCTGTTGAAGGACAGGGAGCCCGGAGCGTTCATCATCAGGGACAGCCATTCTTTCCGAGGGGCCTACGGTCTGGCTATGAAAGTGGCCTGCCCCCCGCCGACCAtccagcagaacaaaaaag CTGGTGACATGACGAACGAGCTGGTGAGGCACTTCCTGATCGAGACGAGCTCCAAGGGCGTCCGTTTGAAGGGCTGTCCCAACGAGCCCTACTTTG GCTGTCTGTCGGCTCTGGTGTACCAACACTCGATGACGCCGCTGGCCCTGCCCTGCAAGCTGATGATCCCCACCAAAG ACCCAAACGAAGAGGCGCTGGAACTCGCCACCCCGACCGACCCCGTCGTCGACCTTCTCAaacagggaacag TTCAAAAGATTCCTGAAGAGGCCTATG CCTGCAATGTTCTCTACATCAACTCTGTGGACATGGAATCTCTCACGGGGCCGCAGGCCGTCGCAAAGGCAATCAGTCAGACGCTGGCAACCAACCCCCTTCCCGCCGCCACCACCGTCCACTTTAAAGTGTCCGCGCAGGGCATCACGCTCACCGATAGCCAGAGGAA GATTTTCTTCAGGCGACATTATCCCATCAACACGGTAACTTACTGTGACATGGACCCCCAGAACAGAAA ATGGGGCAAAGAAGGCGGCGGCTCGGTGAA GCTCTTCGGATTCGTGGCGAGGAAACAGGGAAGCACAACAGACAACGTCAGCCACCTGTTCGCCGAGCTGGACCCGGATCAGCCCGCCTCAGCCATCGTCAGCTTCGTCTCCAAAACGATGAAGCAGTGA